TCGTTGACCGCGCGGAAGCGGTCCAGGTCGATCAGCACAAGAGCTGCCCGGGTGCCCAAACGTTCAGCCTCGTCGAGGGCGCTCCAGGCCCGCTCCAGCAGCCACTGCCGGTTCGGCAGCCCGGTCAGCGGGTCCCGCAGCTGTTCCTCGGCGCGCGCCCGGGCGATCCACAGGGTGGAGTCCAGCGCGATGAGCGGTACGGCGAACAGCGGCAGCAGTACCGGCTGCGTGACGGCGACGGCGCAGATCAGGGGCGCGATGCCGAGCAGCGCCACGGCGACCAGGGCCTGTCGCAGCAGGGCGGTCCGGGCGACCGTGGGCAGGCCGCCGCCGCGCGGGGCGAGTGCGATCCACAGCAGGACGCGGGTGACGAGCAGGTAGGCGAGGGCCACGAGGATCACCTCGGGAACCGCCTCCAGCCCCCAGCTGGTGGGCTTCCAGGGGGACTCGACGGACGGCTGGTCGCCGAAGGCGGAGAGTACGAGGGCTCCCGCGCCGATGCCGAGGACGTCGGCGGAGCCGTGCAGCAGCCCCTGCCGCCAGCGGTGCCGGCGGGCGGCTCCGACGAGGGAGACCACGGCGAGGGAGACCAGTCCGGCCGGAACCCACCCGTAGAGGATGAGGACGCCGAGGGTGAGCGCGGCGCCCGAACCGGTGCCGCCCCACCAGCGGTCGCGGCCGAGGGCGACGAGGTGGCCGACGATGATGCCGGTGAGCAGGGCCAGCGCCCAGCCGACCGAGCCGCCGGGGAACAGCGCCTGACGGCTGCTCAGCGCGGAGGCGATGCCCGCCACGAGGGCCACGGCGGCGAGTCCCACGACGAGGAAGGGCAGCACGTTGCCGCGCCCGCCTCCGCCCGCACTCGTGTCGAGCGGTCGGGTCTCCGGTGTCCTGGCACCCAGGACACCGAGCCGGCCCGCCCGCATGGACGGGATGTCCCCGCCGAATTCAGGTGACGGGTCGGCGCTTTCGGTGGGTTTCATGCCCGTCCCTCTCACAGCCGGCGATGCCGATGTCACGCGATGGCCCCGATGTCATGCCATCACGGCCGGAATCGCATCCCGCTGCCGTGCACGACAGGCGCACCCCTCAACAGTAGGACGCGGGAGGCTCCCAGGGGCAGCCGTCGGCAGTGGTTGCCCGAATGCGACCCAGCCATCCTCATCAGTACGGTATCCGCCGAACGGGTGAGTTTGGACCAGGACCCCCCTGGTCACCCATCCGATGATCCGACAGGTCACCGCCCTGCGACCAGCCTTGTACCAGCCGTTTGCCACCGTCGGTCGCGCCTGGCGTGCGCCCGCCCGGACGGCCGTACGCCACGCATCCGTTCGCCTTCGCTACTCCGCGGCTACGACCGGACTACTCCGCCGCGACCCCTCCGTCCACCGGAAGGGCGGCCTCGCGCGCCGCGTCCGGACCCTGTTCCAGGAGTACCGCGAAACCGGCGTCGTCGAGGATGGAGAGCTTCAACTGCACGGCCTTGTCGTACTTGGAGCCGGGATTGTCCCCGACGACGACGAAGGAGGTCTTCTTCGAGACGGACCCGGTGACCTTGGCGCCGCGGCTCTGCAGGGCCTCCTTGGCGCCGTCCCGGGTGTGGCTCTGCAAAGTACCGGTGACGACGACCGTCAGCCCCTCCAGCGGGCGCGGACCGGTCTCCTCGGCGGAACCTTCCTCCTCCATCCGGACCCCGGCCTCCCGCCACTTGCGCAGGATTTCCTGGTGCCAGTCGACGGCGAACCATTCCTTGAGGGAGGCCGCGATGATCGCGCCGACCCCGTCGGTGGCGGTCAGCTCCTCCTCGGTGGCCTGCTCGATGCGCTCGATCGACCGGAACTCGCGGGCGAGGGCCTCGGCCGCGACCGGACCGACGTGACGGATCGACAGGCCGTTGATGATGCGGGCGAGCGGGCGTTCCCTGGCGGCCGCGATGTTCTCCAGCATCGCCAGGGCATTCTTCTTCGGCTCGCCCTTCTGGTTGGCGAAAACCGTGACGATCTTCTCCTCGCCGGTCTTCGGATCCCGCTTGGGCAGCCCGCTGTCCGGGTCGAGGACGTACGCCTTGATGGGCAGGATGTCCTCGATCGTGAGGCCGAACAGGTCGCCCTCGTCCAGCATGGGCGGCTGGGCCGGCTCCAGCGGGCCGGTCAGCGCGGCAGCCGCCACCATGCCGAAGTTCTCGATGTCCAGGCTCTGCCGGCCACCGAGGTAGAACAGCCGCTCACGCAACTGCGCCGGACAGGTCTGCCCGTTGGGACACCGGACGTCGATGTCCCCCTCCTTCATCGGCCGCAGCTCCGTGCGGCACTCGGGGCAGTGCGTCGGCATCACGAACTCCCGCTCGCTGCCGTCCCTCAGGTCCACCACGGGCCCGAGGATCTCCGGGATGACGTCGCCCGCCTTGCGCAGGACGACGGTGTCCCCGATGAGCACGCCCTTGGCCTTGACGACCTCCTGGTTGTGCAGGGTCGCGAACTCGACCTCCGAACCGGCCACCGTCACCGGCTCCACCTGCGCGTACGGGGTGACGCGCCCGGTGCGGCCGACGCCGACCCTGATGTTGATCAGCTTGGTGTTGACCTCTTCGGGGGCGTACTTCCAGGCGATCGCCCAGCGCGGGGCGCGCGCCGTGGAGCCGAGCCGGCCCTGGAGGGCGATCTCGTCGAGCTTGACGACCACGCCGTCGATCTCGTGCTCCACCGAGTGCCGGTTCTCGCCGAAGTACGCGATGAACTCGCGGACTTCGGCGAGCGTGGAGACCACCTTGTTGTGCTGGGCCGTGGGCAGGCCCCACTCGTGGAGCAGTTCGTACGCCTGCGACTGGCGGTCGATCTCGAAGCCCTCGCGGGCGCCGATGCCGTGGACCACCATGTGCAGCGGGCGGCTCGCGGTGACCTTGGGGTCCTTCTGGCGCAGCGAACCGGCCGCGGCGTTGCGCGGGTTGGCGAAGGGCTTGCCCTCGGTCTCGACGAGCCGGGCGTTGAGCTCCTCGAACTTCTCCATCGGGAAGTAGACCTCGCCGCGGATCTCGACCAGGGCCGGGATCCGGTCGCCCTTCAGCCGGTCGGGGATCTCGGCGATGGTGCGGACGTTGGGCGTGATGTCCTCGCCGGTGCGGCCGTCGCCGCGGGTGGCGGCGCGGGTCAAGCGGCCGTTCTCGTAGGTGAGGTTGACGGCGAGGCCGTCCACCTTCAGCTCGCACAGGTAGTGGAAGTCCGGGGTGTTCACGTCCCGGGCGACCCGCTCGGCCCAGGCGGACAGTTCCTCGTCGTCGAAGGCGTTGTCGAGGGAGAGCATGCGCTCCCGGTGCTCGACGGAGGCGAAGTCCGTCTCGTACGCCCCGGCCACCTTCTGGGTGGGCGAGTCGGGCGTACGGAGCTCCGGATACTGCTCCTCCAGTGCCTCCAGCGAGCGCAGCAGCTTGTCGAACTCGGCGTCGCTGACGACCGGCTGGTCGTTCACGTAGTACCGGAAGCGGTGCTCCTCGACCTGCTCGGCGAGCAGCTGGTGCTGCTCACGCACCGCCGCCGGTACTGCCGTGTCCTGCTGTTCGGCTGCCATGCCGTGTCCTCCCGTGCCCCGTCTCGACCGTCACTCAGGGTTGTCGGCGAGCGACCTCGCCGCCCTGACGCAATGCGCCTGCACCGCGCGGGCGTAGGCGGGCGAAGCGCCCGCCAGACCGCACGACGGGGTGACCACGACGGACTCCGCCAGAGTCCCCGGGGTCAGCCCCAGCCTGCGCCAGAGCTTCCTGACACCCATGACGCTACCGGCAGGGTCCGACAACGGACCGTCGGTGCCCGCCACCACTCCGGCGAAGAGTTTCGTACCGCCTTCGACGGCCTCCCCGATGGCGTCATCCTCGCGCTCGGTGAGCAGGGAGAAATCGAACGACACGCCCGTGGCGCCGGCTCGCCGCAGCAGTCCGAAGGGCACCTCGGGCGCGCAGGAGTGCACGATCACCTCCCCGTCGTGTACGGCGAACAGGTCCCGCAGGGTGCCCTCGACGACCTGCCGGTCGACGGCGCGGTACGTCCGGTAGCCGCTCGCCGACCGCACCCGCCCGAGCAGTACGGCCGTCAGCGAGGGCTCGTCGAACTGGAGCACGACGTCGGCGCCGGGGATCCGCTTGCGCACGTCGGCCAGGTGCTCGCGCAGCCCCTCGGCCAGCGATCCGGCCAGGTCGCGGCAGGCGCCGGCGTCCTGGAGCATGGCCTCGCCGCCGTGCAGTTCCAGGGCGGCGGCCAGCGTCCACGGCCCGACGGCCTGCACCTTGAGCTTGCCGGTGTACCCCTGGGTGAACTCCTCCAGGGCGTCCAGGTCCTCCCCGAGCCAGGACCGGGCGCGCTTGCTGTCCCGGCCCGGCCGGTCGCTGATCCGCCAACCGCTGGGTTCGACGTGTGCGTACATGTCGACGAGCAGTCCGAGGGAACGGCCGATCATGTCGGCGCCGGGTCCCCGGGCGGGCAGTTCGGGGAGGTACGGGAACTCCTCGAAGGACCCGGTGACGGTCTTGGCGGCCTCGCGGGCGTCGCCGCCGGGCAGCGAACCGACGCCGGTGGCGCTCGCGCTCATCGTCCGGGCCTGACGCTCAGGTCGTTGACCTCGGCGTCGCGCGGCAGGTCCACGGCCATGACGACGGTGGTCGCCACGGACTCGGGGTCGATCCAGGCGGCGGGGTCGTACTCCTTGCCCTCCTGGGAGTGCACCTTGGCCTGCATGGGGCTCGCGGTCCGCCCCGGGTACACGGAGGTCACGCGGATCCCGTTGGGCTTCTCCTCCTCGCGCAGCGAGTCGGCGAGGGCCTTCAGCCCGTGCTTGGAGGCGGCGTACGCGCTCCAGTCGGCGTGCGCGTGCAGTCCGGCGCCGGAGTTCACGAAGACGATGGTGGCCTTGGAGGCGCGCAGGGTGGGCAGCAGCAGCCGGGTGACCTCGGCGGGGGCGATCAGGTTGACGTTGAGCTGCTGGTGCCAGGTCTTGGGCCGCAGCTCACCGACCGGCCCGAGGTCCACGATGCCGGCGACGTGGAGCAGCGAGTCGATCCGCTCGGGGATCGGCTGCTTGGAGAAGGCCCACGAGAGCCGGTCCGGATCGGCGAGGTCGCCCACGAGCGCCCGCGCTCCGGGGTAACGCTCGACGAGCTGCTTGCCCCGGGCGGCGTCCCGGGCGAGGAGTACGAGGTCGTCGCCACGTGCGTGCAGTCGGGCCGCGACGGCGGCGCCGATGCCGGATCCGGCACCGGTGATCAGGTGAGTTGCCATGCGCCCATGCTCGCATTCCGCCGCGCGGGGGCGCGGCCCCGCAGGGGGTTGCCTGCGGGGCCGCGCCGTGCGGTGCTCCGGGAGCGGGAGTGTGTCAGTCCGCGAACCAGGCCCGGACGATCGTGATCTCGGACTTGTTGCCCGAGCCGTCGGCGGCCGTGCCGCGCAGGGAGACGCTGCCGCCCTTCTCCGGGTTCTTGACCGTCACCGCGCCGGACCGGACCGGTTCGGTGCGCCAGGTGTAGCCGTCGTCGTACGAGACCTGGATCGTGAGGGACTTCGCGGCCGCGCCCTGGACGGTGACCGGGACCCGGACCGTGCGGCCCGCCGGCGAGGTGCCGGTCAGGGACAGCTCGGGGGTGAAGCAGACCGCGGAGACCGGGATCGGGGTCGGGGTGCCCGTGTCGGCGGGGGTGGTCTTCGAGCGGAACCACCAGGTCGCGGTCACCCTGGAGGAGAGGCGGGAGACCGTGTCCTGCCGGGTGGCCGAGGTGACGAGCTTGTAGGAGGCCCCGGCCGCCGGGACGGTGAAGGCCGGCGCGCGGCCGAGTTCCGCCTCGTGGCTGCCGACCGGCACGCCGTTGCGGTAGAGGACCGTCCGGCCCTTGGCGAGGTGGTCGGTGCCGTAGTGCCCGGCGCCGTCCGCGAGCAGCGGCAGCGTCCCCCACAGGTCGTCGCCCTGGCGGTAGAGACCCAGGCCCGCCGCGCCGTCGACGCGCGGGCCGAAGACCCCGGCGTTGAAGCGCTCCCGGTAGGTCCGGCCGCCTTGGAAGGCGCGCAGGTCGCCGGTGCCGTACTCGGTCTCGTCGAGCGAGAAACCGTTCTCGTCCGGCTCGCCGGACTGTACGGCGGTGATCGCCCATTTCGCCCCGTCCACCGCCGACAGGTGGAGCGTCGACGTGGCCGGCAGAGCCCTGCTGCGGGCCATCGTGCTGCCGCCGTTCGCGTTCGGCAGCGAACCCGACGCCAGGACCATGCCCACCTTGCCGGGCTCGGAGGCGCCGTGCTCCGTGACGACCGTGGCGAGTTCGGCCGCCTTCAGCTGCCGCTGGTAGCCGGTGGCCAGGCGCGGGACCGGGCCGCCGAGGGTGGCGTGGTACTCCTCCGTCTCGCCGTCCGTCCAGTGCGCGTCCCACTGCTGGAACAGGGTGGTGCCCGGCGGCACGTCCGGACCCTGGTTCCGGGTGCGCAGGCCGGTGTAGGAGCCGAGCCACCAGCCGAAGGCGTGCCCCGAGTCCTCCGTCGTCAGGCTGTACACGGGCATGGCGAACTCCATGGCGGCGGTCCGCGACGGCACGGAGACGTCCACGGGCTCGGTGGTGCGCGCGTCGAGGGTCACCGTGGTGTCACCGGCGATCTCCAGCGAGGGCTGGGTGATCCAGTCGGCCCCGCGGGTGAAGTCGTTCGGGTCGACGAGGATGTTCGCGTTGAGCAGGTAGCCTCCCGCCGGCACCCGCAGGGTGTCCGAACCGGAGCTCGTGCTCCACGAGAAGCGCCGGCCCGCGGCGCCGCCCGTCAGGCCCCGGAGGTCGGAGGCGTAGGTCGTGGCGGTCTGTCCGTCCCGCCCGAGGTGCTTGAGCGTCAGGTCGTACGACTCGGCCTCGCGCTCGACGGCCACGGCGGTGCGGACGCTCTGCCCGGCCGGGCCGGTGGCCACCACGTACGTCGTGTAGGTGCCGTCCACCGAACCGCCCAGCCGGGTGTCGACGACGACGCCGACGGAGGCACTGCCGCCGGCCGGGACGGTCACCCTGGGGGCGTCGAAGGTGACGATGCCGGCCGGGGCGGGCTTGTCGTCGGGGTCGGTGACGGTGGCGGACAGGTCGAGGGTGACCGGGGCGGTGCCCAGGTTTCGGTAGCCGAGCTGCTTCTTCTCCGGGGTGTCGTCGTGGTGCGGCCACTGCTGGCCGGCGAAGACCAGCGAGATCGGTTCGGCGACGAGCTCCAGGCGCAGCGCGTTGTCGACCGCGATCCTGCCGCTGCCCTGCTGGTACGCCCCCGAGCGGCGGGGTTTCGCGGACCCCGCGAGGACGCCCTTGAGCTCGGTGCCGGTCCACTGCGGGTGCTGCTGCTTGAGCAGCGCGGCGGCGCCGGCGGCGTGCGGGGCTGCCATCGAGGTGCCGGAGATGGTGAGGTAGCCCGCCGGGTTCTGGCCGTTGTCCCCTTCGAGGACGCTGCCGTCGGCGGCGGCTGCGGTGATGTCCACGCCCGGGGCGGTGACGTCCGGCTTGATCGCGCCGTCGCCGAGCCGGGGGCCGACGCTGGAGAACTCGGCGAGGGCGTCGTTGTCGTCGACCGCGCCGACGGTGAGCGCGGCGTCCGCGCTGCCCGGGGAGCCGATGCTGCCGCGGCCGGCGCGGCCGCGGTTGCCCGCCGCGATGGCGAACAGCACGCCGCGCTCGGTGCTCAGCTCGTTCACGGCCGCTTCGAGCGGGTCGATGCCGGGGGTGTCGACGGTGCCGAGGCTGAGGTTGACGACGTGCGCGCCCTGGGCGACGGCCCATTCCATGCCGGCGAGGATGCCGGAGTCGTCGCCGGAGCCGCGGTCGTCGAGGACCTTGCCGCTGAGCACCTTGGCTCCGGGGGCGACGCCCTTGAACGCGCCGCTCGATTTGGCGCCCGTTCCGGCGGCGATGGAGGCGACGTGGGTGCCGTGCCCGTGCCGGTCCTTCGCGTCGGCGGCGGCGGAGAAGTTCTGTTCGGCGACGACCTGCCCGGCGAGGTCGGGGTGGGTGGCGTCGACGCCGGTGTCGAGCACGGCGACCTTGACGCCGGTGCCGTCGTAGCCGGCGTTCCAGGCCTGGTCGGCGCCGATCTGCCGGGTGCTCTTGTCGAGGGTCGCGACGCGTACGCCGTCCAGCCAGACGGTGGCGATGCCGGGGGCGGCGGCGCGGGCCCGGTCGCCGGTGAGGGCGGTCCAGACGGCCGCCGCCGCGTCGGGGCTCGCGCTGACGGCCTCGGCTCCGAGGAAGTCGTACGTACGGTCCACCCGGAGCCCGCCGGCCGCGCGCAGCCCGGACTTGGCCGCGGGGGCCGCGCCGGCCTCGTAGCGGACGATCAGCTTGAGCCGGTCGCCGCGGGTCTCCCGGTACTCGGGCCTGCTGAGCTCGGTGATGTCGAAGAGGCGCGGGTCGAGACGGCCGGCGTCGATCAGGGGCCGGGCGTCCGCCGGGACGAGGCTGGTCCGGTCGCCGCTGCGCTCCACCGAGACGGGCGTCTTCTCGCGTCCCGGGGCGGGCCGGAAGCCGATGGGGCGGCCCTCGGCGTCGACGGTGACCCGGTCGCCGGTGATGAGGGTGAGGTGGGTCGGGCCCTGCCGGGCGGGCTGGTGGCGCTGCCCGGCACCGGACGGGCCGGGTGTGGGTGCGGCCGAGGCGGGGACGGTCAGGCCCGCCGCGAGCGCGATGGCGGCGAGGACGGCCGTCGCGGCCGCTCCCGTCCGCCGTTTGCGATGTGTCCGCACGTCGATTCCCCCTGAGTGAGCGGTGAACGGTGACTCCGCGGGGCGCAGCCGGCCCGGCGGATCCCGCAGTATCACTCAGGGGTGACGAACACTCAACTATGCGATAGAACAGCGCTGTTGGGGCGACTGAAGGTTCGCCGATAGGCGATCGGCGAGATCCCGATGGCGGAACGCATGTGCGCCCGGAGGGAGTTGGCGGATCCGAAGCCGGAGCGGTGGGCGACCAGGTCGATCGGCAGGTCGCTGGACTCCAGCAGGTTCCGCGCGATCTCCAGGCGTTGGGCGGTGAGCCACTGGACCGGTGTCACGCCGACCTCGTCACGGAAGCGCCGGGTGAAGGTGCGCAGGCTCATCCGGGCGTGGGCGGCGAGCTCGGCGAGGGTCAGCGGTTCGGCGAGGTGTTCCAGGGCCCAGGCGCGCGTCGCGGTCGTGGTGGCGACGGTGGGCTCCGGGACGGGCCGGTCGATGTACTGGGCCTGCCCGCCGTCGCGCCAGGGCGGTACGACGCACATGCGGGCGGCGCGGTTGGTGACGGCGGCTCCGTGGTCGCGGCGGATCAGGTGCAGGCACAGGTCGACACCGGCGGAGACCCCGGCGGAGGTCAGGATGTCGCCGTCGTCGACGAAGAGGACGTCCTCGTCGACGAGGACCCGGGGGTAGGCCCGGCGGAACTCGGGGGCGAGGTTCCAGTGCGTGGTCGCGGGGCGGTCGTCGAGGAGTCCGGCGGCGGCGAGCACGTAGGAGCCGGTGCAGATCGAGACCAGGCGGGTGCCGGGCCGGATGCCGGCGATGGCCGCCGTCACCTCGGGCGGCAGCGGGCCCCCGCGGGCCAGCTCGGGCATGGCGTGGGTGGGCGGGATGATCACGGTGTCGGCGGCGGCGAGGGCCTCGGGTCCGGCGGCGGGCTGGATGGTGAACCCGGAGTCGCTCATCACCGGGCCGCCGTCGGCGGTGCAGACGACGACCTCGTACAGGGCCCCGCCGTCCTCGTCCACGGCGCTGCCGAAGACCCGGGAGGGGATCCCGAGCTCGAAGGGCGGAAACCCGGGCAGGGCGAGCACCGCGATCCGGTGCCGGCCCGGTCCGCCGCTCTCCGCACGCACATCGTCCATGGCCAGATCCTGTCACATAGTGGCCATCAGGCCAATACCGCGCCTGCCGGGCCGGCCCGATGCTGGAGGCACATCAGCGGTCGGAACCGGCCGGGAACTGCGGAAACCGTTCGAGGAGAAGAAGAAATGCGTGCAGTCGTCGTAAACCAGTGGGGCGGCCCCGAGGTCCTGTCCGAGACCGAGATCGAGCGGCCCGAGCCCGGCCTGAACGAGATCCTGGTGCGCGTCCACGCGGCCGGCGTGAACCCGGTCGACTGGAAGACCCGGGCCACCGGCGGACTGATCACCTGGGGCGAGACCCCGATCGTCGGCTGGGACGTCTCGGGCACCGTCGAGGCGGTCGGCCCCGGCGTGACCCTGTACGCCCCGGGCGACGAGGTGTACGGCATGCCCCTCTTCCCCCGGCAGGCGGGCGGTTACGCCGAGTACGTGGTGGGCCCGGCCCGGCACTTCGCCCGCAAGCCCGCCTCGCTGGACCACGTGGGTGCGGCCGCGCTGCCGCTGGCGGCACTGACCGCCTGGCAGGCGCTGGTGGACACCGCCGGCGTCTCGGCCGGGCAGCGGGTGCTGGTGCACGCGGCGGCCGGCGGGGTCGGCCACCTGGCCGTACAGATCGCCAAGGCGCGGGGCGCGTACGTGATCGGCACCGCGAGCGCGGGCAAGCACGAGTTGCTGCGCGAGCTGGGCGCCGACGAGGTGATCGACTACCGCACCACGGACTTCGAGGACGTCGTCACGGACGTGGACGTCGTGATCGACGCCCTCGGCGGGGACCACGGGCGGCGCTCACTGAAGGTGCTGAAGCCGGGCGGCCACCTGGTGACCCTGCCCTCCCCGGACGACGTACCGGCCGACGCGGACGGCGTGCACACCGGCTGGACCCTGGTGGAGCCCGACCACCGGGGCCTGATCGAGATCGCGGCCCTGGTCGACCAGCAGAAGCTGCGCCCGGTCATCGACACCGTGCTGCCGCTGGAGCAGGCCGCGAAGGCCCACGAACTGGGCGAGCAGGGCCGGACCACCGGCAAGATCGTCCTGACGGTGGCCTAGGCCGCCCCCGCGCCCCGGGCCAGTCCCCGCAGGCTCGGACGGGGCCGGGTGTGTGTCGGGGCGTCCCCGCAGGGCGTCGAACGCAACCCCGCTCGGCCCACCGACCCCTGGAACCGTTCGACGCCCGAGGAGACGCCCCGGCGCGCGCCCGGCCACGGCCGGGCCGCCCCGCGCGCTGGGGGAAGAAGCCGCCTAGGCCTGGGCGGAGGCCGAGACCGACGCCGCCCGCGTCGTCGTCGCGATGGTGGCGGAGCCGACCACGCGCGTGCCGTCGTACAGCACGATCGCCTGGCCGGGGGCCACACCGCGGACCGGCTCCGTGAAGGAGACCCGCAGCTCGCCGTCCACGAGCTCGGCGAAGACCTCGGTCTCGCCGCCGTGGGCGCGCAGCTGCGCGGTGTAGGTGCCCGGGGCCGCGGCCGTCGATCCGCACCAGCGGGGGCGGATCGCGGTGAGGGCGCTGACGTCGAGGGCCTCGACGGGGCCGACGGTGACGGTGTTGTTCACCGGGGAGATGTCGAGGACGTAGCGCGGCTTGCCGTCGGGAGCCGGGTGGCCGATGCGCAGGCCCTTGCGCTGGCCGATGGTGAAGCCGAAGGCGCCCTCGTGGGTGCCTACCTTCTCACCGGTCGCCGCGTCGACGATGTCGCCCTCCGCCTTGCCCAGGCGGTTCGCGAGGAAGCCCTGGGTGTCGCCGTCGGCGATGAAGCAGATGTCGTGGCTGTCGGGCTTCTTCGCGACGGCCAGACCCCGCTCCTCGGCCTCGGCGCGGATCTCTTCCTTGGTGGTGAGGGTGTCACCGAGCGGGAAGAGGGCGTGGGCGAGCTGCTTCTCGTCGAGGACGCCGAGCACGTACGACTGGTCCTTGGCCATGTCGGAGGCGCGGTGCAGCTCGCGGGAGCCGTCCTCGTTCAGCACGACGGTGGCGTAGTGGCCGGTGCAGACGGCGTCGAAGCCGAGGGCGAGGGCCTTGTCGAGCAGCGCCGCGAACTTGATCTTCTCGTTGCAGCGCAGGCAGGGGTTCGGGGTGCGCCCGGCCTCGTACTCGGAGATGAAGTCCTCGACGACGTCCTCGCGGAAGCGCTCGGCGAGGTCCCAGACGTAGAAGGGGATGCCGATGACGTCGGCGGCGCGGCGGGCGTCACGGGAGTCCTCGATGGTGCAGCAGCCGCGGGCGCCGGTCCGGAAGGACTGCGGGTTCGCGGAGAGCGCCAGGTGGACGCCGGTCACGTCGTGCCCGGCTTCGACCGCGCGGGCGGCGGCGACGGCGGAGTCCACTCCGCCGGACATGGCGGCCAGGACGCGGAGGGGGCGGGCGGTGCGCGGCAGGTTCTCAGTCATAGCACCGTCCAGGGTACGGGGAACCGCAAGGAGTCACAGCGCGTTATCGCGTGTGGGGGGTGGATCACGTGGTGAAGCAGGGCAATGAGGGGAAGAAGCCGCCGGGGCGGACCCGCAGGGCGGTGCTGTTCGGGGG
This genomic window from Streptomyces sp. NBC_01351 contains:
- the mnmA gene encoding tRNA 2-thiouridine(34) synthase MnmA; the encoded protein is MTENLPRTARPLRVLAAMSGGVDSAVAAARAVEAGHDVTGVHLALSANPQSFRTGARGCCTIEDSRDARRAADVIGIPFYVWDLAERFREDVVEDFISEYEAGRTPNPCLRCNEKIKFAALLDKALALGFDAVCTGHYATVVLNEDGSRELHRASDMAKDQSYVLGVLDEKQLAHALFPLGDTLTTKEEIRAEAEERGLAVAKKPDSHDICFIADGDTQGFLANRLGKAEGDIVDAATGEKVGTHEGAFGFTIGQRKGLRIGHPAPDGKPRYVLDISPVNNTVTVGPVEALDVSALTAIRPRWCGSTAAAPGTYTAQLRAHGGETEVFAELVDGELRVSFTEPVRGVAPGQAIVLYDGTRVVGSATIATTTRAASVSASAQA